From one Triticum aestivum cultivar Chinese Spring chromosome 4B, IWGSC CS RefSeq v2.1, whole genome shotgun sequence genomic stretch:
- the LOC123092284 gene encoding guanylate kinase 2, chloroplastic/mitochondrial, with the protein MLLSRRFSSALARSAFLARCPLPPRPAPASRAPPRRLMSSSSSSSGWHHSSRLPPPPPPPPPSFSDKDQLFRGLEAALGTTFSSEPLAPPPEPMILVVSGPSGVGKDAVIKRLQEEREEIHFVVTATSRAIRPGEVDGKDYHFVTKEAFLTMIEREELLEYALVYGEYKGIPKQQIRDYMAKGHDIVLRVDIQGAATLKEILGESAIFIFLVAESEEALVKRLIHRKTETTDMLLVRIATAREEVRRMKYFDYIVVNAEGKLEDAVKQVESIIDAEKAKVQKRNVRI; encoded by the exons ATGCTTCTCTCCAGGCGCTTCTCCTCCGCCCTCGCTCGCTCCGCCTTCCTTGCGAGATGCCCCCTTCCACCCCGGCCCGCTCCGGCCTCCCGCGCCCCGCCACGCCGCCtcatgtcctcctcctcctcctcctccgggtggCACCACTCTTCCCgtctcccgccgccgcctcctccgccgcccccgTCCTTCTCTGACAAG GATCAGCTGTTCCGGGGGTTGGAGGCGGCGCTGGGCACGACGTTTAGCTCCGAACCGCTGGCGCCACCGCCGGAGCCGATGATCCTCGTCGTCAGTGGCCCGAGCGGCGTCGGGAAGGATGCAGTCATCAAG AGGCTGCAAGAGGAGAGGGAAGAGATCCATTTTGTGGTTACCGCGACGAGCAGAGCAATTCGGCCGGGTGAAGTTGACGGGAAGGACTATCACTTTGTCACCAAGGAGGCGTTCCTCACCATGATTGAAAGGGAGGAATTGCTTGAGTACGCGCTTGTTTATGGGGAATATAAGGGGATTCCCAAGCAGCAG ATCCGCGATTACATGGCCAAAGGACATGACATTGTCTTGAGAGTGGACATTCAAGGAGCAGCAACTTTGAAAGAGATACTTGGCGAATCTGCAATTTTCATCTTCCTAGTTGCAGAGAGCGAGGAGGCACTTGTCAAAAGGCTCATTCACCGTAAAACTGAAACTACAGACATGCTTCTTGTCAGAATTGCAACAGCCAGAGAGGAGGTGAGACGGATGAAATATTTTGACTACATTGTTGTCAATGCTGAAGGGAAGCTTGAGGATGCTGTTAAACAGGTTGAGTCTATCATTGATGCTGAGAAGGCAAAAGTCCAAAAGCGCAATGTCCGGATCTAG